Proteins from a single region of Sulfitobacter sp. W027:
- a CDS encoding calcium-binding protein has protein sequence MAIKTKNQAWAMNPATWTGSTPNSDNGAFADHVNRGNGGNGDDHIRGNDNSNTIFGGNGKDFLNGDGGDDYLWGDNGDDALIGGFPNDPDDGDDQLSGGGGDDVLAGGSGNDTLIGGVGHDLLIGGSGNDDLYGQEGMDILLGGSGRDRMRGGDGDDCMAGQSGNDTMHGDDGEDKMSGGSGDDIMYGGADNDTMFGNAGEDYLNGGTGDDVMAGGSGNDTMRGFDGNDFMHGQDGDDVLLGQRGDDMILGGWGDDVIQGGGDDDVIFGNEGNDVIEGNDNADCIEGGAGNDLIFGDNADLQPAQGEASDTINGGSGNDTIFGGEDDDVVEGGEGADRIMGGTGNDTLAGNDGNDFIRGDEGNDHIRGNDGNDVLSGSEGDDIINGDGGNDQIFGGEGDDCLAGDDGKDVVTGGVGNDTIDGGDGADNLDGGLGNDYVFGGSGNDRIWGDKGEAEGGNDTLLGGEGDDLLDGGKGTDCLIADAGKDILTGGGDGDDFVFGHGVDLNGDGDCDDKGETQLDFGERNVITDFDDDQQDRIVFHSEFEGTLSAVIMNNGEDIFITSSLGGSVIVRGLVNELEGLDPSNPFFNNDMLIDFLTNTGEDGDGKGVIYFEDKCIAPIDCDADQAVANCEVELPLVQGCIEELSTDAIGDTSISTTEAQIADFFVEEDANVWLSGNLLGVDLFAE, from the coding sequence ATGGCTATTAAGACAAAGAACCAAGCATGGGCAATGAATCCAGCGACCTGGACCGGCTCAACGCCGAACTCTGATAACGGGGCCTTTGCCGATCATGTGAACCGCGGCAATGGTGGCAACGGAGACGACCACATCAGAGGCAATGACAACAGCAACACCATTTTTGGCGGCAACGGAAAAGATTTTCTTAATGGTGACGGTGGTGACGACTACCTCTGGGGTGACAACGGCGACGACGCTTTGATCGGCGGCTTCCCTAACGACCCAGACGATGGCGATGACCAACTGTCCGGTGGCGGTGGTGATGACGTGCTCGCTGGTGGTTCTGGCAATGACACGCTGATTGGTGGCGTGGGTCATGATCTGCTGATCGGGGGCTCCGGCAATGACGACCTTTACGGTCAAGAGGGCATGGACATCCTGCTCGGTGGCTCGGGACGCGACAGAATGCGCGGCGGTGACGGCGATGATTGCATGGCCGGTCAGTCGGGCAACGATACGATGCATGGCGATGATGGCGAAGACAAAATGTCCGGCGGCTCAGGCGATGACATCATGTACGGCGGCGCCGACAATGACACGATGTTCGGTAATGCCGGTGAGGACTATCTAAACGGTGGCACCGGTGACGACGTCATGGCTGGCGGTTCCGGCAACGACACGATGCGTGGCTTTGATGGTAATGACTTCATGCACGGCCAGGATGGCGATGATGTTCTCCTTGGTCAGCGTGGGGACGATATGATCCTTGGTGGCTGGGGTGACGACGTGATCCAGGGTGGCGGCGATGACGATGTCATCTTTGGTAACGAAGGTAACGACGTGATCGAAGGTAACGACAACGCTGACTGCATCGAAGGCGGTGCGGGCAATGACCTGATTTTTGGTGATAACGCAGACCTTCAGCCGGCTCAAGGCGAGGCCAGTGATACCATCAATGGTGGCTCAGGTAATGATACGATCTTTGGCGGCGAAGACGATGACGTTGTCGAAGGTGGGGAAGGTGCGGACCGGATCATGGGCGGCACTGGGAACGACACCCTAGCTGGCAATGACGGTAATGATTTCATCCGCGGCGATGAGGGCAACGATCATATCCGCGGCAACGACGGCAACGATGTCCTATCCGGTAGTGAGGGTGACGACATCATTAATGGCGACGGTGGCAACGACCAAATCTTTGGTGGTGAAGGCGACGACTGTCTGGCCGGTGACGATGGTAAAGATGTTGTCACGGGCGGCGTAGGTAACGACACCATTGATGGGGGTGACGGTGCCGATAATCTAGACGGTGGTCTGGGTAACGACTATGTCTTCGGCGGCAGCGGCAATGACCGCATCTGGGGTGACAAAGGCGAAGCTGAAGGTGGTAACGACACGCTGCTGGGTGGCGAAGGCGATGACCTTCTGGACGGTGGTAAAGGCACTGACTGTCTGATCGCCGACGCGGGAAAAGACATCCTAACCGGTGGTGGTGACGGTGACGATTTTGTCTTCGGTCACGGTGTGGACCTGAACGGTGACGGTGATTGCGACGATAAGGGCGAAACCCAGCTCGACTTCGGGGAGCGGAACGTCATCACCGACTTCGATGACGACCAGCAAGATCGTATTGTCTTCCACTCTGAGTTCGAAGGTACCTTGTCTGCCGTAATCATGAACAACGGCGAGGATATCTTCATCACATCCAGCTTGGGTGGTTCTGTCATTGTCCGAGGTCTGGTTAACGAGCTGGAAGGCCTCGACCCAAGTAACCCCTTCTTCAACAATGATATGCTGATCGATTTCCTTACCAATACCGGCGAAGATGGTGATGGCAAAGGTGTCATCTACTTCGAAGACAAATGCATCGCGCCGATCGATTGCGATGCCGATCAGGCAGTAGCTAACTGCGAAGTGGAATTGCCGCTTGTTCAAGGCTGCATCGAAGAGCTGTCCACGGATGCAATTGGTGACACCTCCATTTCGACTACAGAAGCGCAGATCGCTGACTTCTTCGTTGAAGAGGATGCGAATGTGTGGCTGTCGGGCAACCTGCTCGGTGTTGACCTGTTTGCTGAATAA